From Cucumis melo cultivar AY chromosome 1, USDA_Cmelo_AY_1.0, whole genome shotgun sequence, a single genomic window includes:
- the LOC103489660 gene encoding protein WHAT'S THIS FACTOR 9, mitochondrial isoform X8 encodes MFLFFRSYSGPLSRTQQQLHISQIHLRTYVDGTINWVRDRGLDHAVEREKNLLPVMNIKDFIKSEPSKSVPVSIITQKREILRIPMRPIDLIRKYPSIFEEFLPGGIGVQPHVKLTSKVLELDAEEQLTYQTSTCRQQAADRLLKLLMLSRVHKVPVSIIDQLKWDLGLPKDFVQSIVPEFPDYFKVVGRQNFASGSGDMRVLELVCWNNELATSVLEKMAAKVKHDTSKRMDITFPMKYSNGFEMDKKFKKWVDEWQKLPYISPYENASHLSPNSDESDKWTVAILHELLHMLVTKKTEKENILCIGEYFGLRSRFKRALLHHPGIFYISSKAGTYTVVLKEGYKRGSVVESNPLMNIRNKYLHLMNTVEEDSKTTTKHISTRQQKQEQKQEQKEGSDDAFGVQNEAELLNSSDDEDEDEDEDENTSSPHTVRADPRDNVRADLRDNVRADRRDHVRADRGDHVRADRGDHVRADRRDHVRADRRDHVRADRRDHVRADRRDHVRADRRDQVRADRRDQVRADRRDHDRADRRDHDRADRRDHVRADRRDHVRADRREHVRADRRDHVRADRRDNVSERHFNLKENATRSRVTLPKRMNAERPRDVTRERTGMSKRHSVRTEV; translated from the exons ATGTTTTTGTTCTTCCGCTCTTACTCAGGACCTCTCAGTCGGACCCAACAGCAACTCCACATTTCTCAGATACACCTTCGAACATATGTAGATGGCACAATTAATTGGGTTCGAGATCGTGGTCTTGATCATGCTGTTGAGAGAGAGAAGAATCTCCTCCCAGTGATGAACATTAAAGATTTTATAAAATCAGAGCCATCGAAGTCTGTTCCTGTTTCCATCATAACTCAGAAAAGGGAAATTCTAAGAATTCCAATGCGTCCTATTGATTTGATCAGAAAATATCCTTCCATTTTTGAAGAATTTCTTCCTGGAGGCATTGGAGTTCAACCTCATGTCAAGCTGACCTCTAAAGTTCTCGAACTTGATGCTGAAGAACAGCTAACGTATCAAACTTCAACTTGTAGACAACAGGCTGCAGATCGACTTCTGAAACTTTTAATGTTATCAAGAGTTCATAAAGTACCTGTAAGTATCATTGATCAATTGAAATGGGACTTGGGTCTTCCTAAAGATTTTGTTCAAAGTATAGTTCCTGAGTTTCCAGATTACTTCAAAGTTGTAGGACGTCAAAATTTTGCATCTGGATCAGGTGATATGCGGGTATTGGAATTGGTATGTTGGAACAACGAATTGGCCACTTCAGTTTTAGAGAAGATGGCTGCAAAAGTAAAACATGATACATCTAAAAGAATGGATATTACTTTTCCTATGAAATACTCGAATGGTTTTGAGATGGATAAGAAGTTCAAGAAATGGGTGGATGAGTGGCAAAAGCTACCTTACATCTCTCCCTATGAAAATGCCTCACATCTTTCTCCTAACAGTGATGAATCTGACAAGTGGACTGTTGCGATTTTACATGAGCTTCTTCATATGCTTGTCACGAAGAAGACTGAGAAGGAAAATATATTGTGTATAGGTGAGTATTTTGGTCTACGGTCAAGGTTTAAGAGAGCATTGCTTCACCATCCAGGGATATTCTACATATCAAGTAAGGCTGGAACCTACACGGTTGTCTTGAAAGAGGGATATAAAAGGGGTTCCGTGGTTGAGAGTAATCCTTTGATGAACATTAGAAACAAGTACCTTCACCTTATGAACACAGTGGAGGAAGACAGTAAAACAACAACCAAGCATATCAGTACTCGCCAACAGAAGCAAGAACAAAAGCAAGAACAGAAAGAAGGGTCAGATGATGCATTTGGGGTACAAAATGAAGCTGAATTACTCAACTCCtcagatgatgaagatgaagatgaagatgaagatgaaaatACTTCTAGTCCTCATACCGTCCGTGCTGACCCGAGAGACAATGTCCGTGCTGACCTGAGAGACAATGTCCGTGCTGACCGGAGAGACCAC GTCCGTGCTGACCGGGGAGACCACGTCCGTGCTGACCGGGGAGACCACGTCCGTGCTGACCGGAGAGACCACGTCCGTGCTGACCGGAGAGACCACGTCCGTGCTGACCGGAGAGACCACGTCCGTGCTGACCGGAGAGACCACGTCCGTGCTGACCGGAGAGACCAGGTCCGTGCTGACCGGAGAGACCAGGTCCGTGCTGACCGGAGAGACCACGACCGTGCTGATCGGAGAGACCACGACCGTGCTGATCGGAGAGACCACGTCCGTGCTGATCGGAGAGACCACGTCCGTGCTGATCGGAGAGAGCACGTCCGTGCTGATCGGAGAGACCACGTCCGTGCTGATCGGAGAGACAACGTCAGTGAGAGACATTttaatttgaaagaaaatgcTACTAGAAGTAGGGTGACATTACCAAAGAGAATGAATGCAGAAAGACCTAGGGATGTTACAAGAGAGAGGACGGGTATGAGCAAGAGACACTCAGTGAGGACAGAGGTTTAG
- the LOC103489660 gene encoding protein WHAT'S THIS FACTOR 9, mitochondrial isoform X1 yields MFLFFRSYSGPLSRTQQQLHISQIHLRTYVDGTINWVRDRGLDHAVEREKNLLPVMNIKDFIKSEPSKSVPVSIITQKREILRIPMRPIDLIRKYPSIFEEFLPGGIGVQPHVKLTSKVLELDAEEQLTYQTSTCRQQAADRLLKLLMLSRVHKVPVSIIDQLKWDLGLPKDFVQSIVPEFPDYFKVVGRQNFASGSGDMRVLELVCWNNELATSVLEKMAAKVKHDTSKRMDITFPMKYSNGFEMDKKFKKWVDEWQKLPYISPYENASHLSPNSDESDKWTVAILHELLHMLVTKKTEKENILCIGEYFGLRSRFKRALLHHPGIFYISSKAGTYTVVLKEGYKRGSVVESNPLMNIRNKYLHLMNTVEEDSKTTTKHISTRQQKQEQKQEQKEGSDDAFGVQNEAELLNSSDDEDEDEDEDENTSSPHTVRADPRDNVRADLRDNVRADRRDHVCADRGDQVRADRGDQVRADRGDQVRADRGDHVRADRGDHVRADRRDHVRADRRDHVRADRRDHVRADRRDHVRADRRDQVRADRRDQVRADRRDHDRADRRDHDRADRRDHVRADRRDHVRADRREHVRADRRDHVRADRRDNVSERHFNLKENATRSRVTLPKRMNAERPRDVTRERTGMSKRHSVRTEV; encoded by the coding sequence ATGTTTTTGTTCTTCCGCTCTTACTCAGGACCTCTCAGTCGGACCCAACAGCAACTCCACATTTCTCAGATACACCTTCGAACATATGTAGATGGCACAATTAATTGGGTTCGAGATCGTGGTCTTGATCATGCTGTTGAGAGAGAGAAGAATCTCCTCCCAGTGATGAACATTAAAGATTTTATAAAATCAGAGCCATCGAAGTCTGTTCCTGTTTCCATCATAACTCAGAAAAGGGAAATTCTAAGAATTCCAATGCGTCCTATTGATTTGATCAGAAAATATCCTTCCATTTTTGAAGAATTTCTTCCTGGAGGCATTGGAGTTCAACCTCATGTCAAGCTGACCTCTAAAGTTCTCGAACTTGATGCTGAAGAACAGCTAACGTATCAAACTTCAACTTGTAGACAACAGGCTGCAGATCGACTTCTGAAACTTTTAATGTTATCAAGAGTTCATAAAGTACCTGTAAGTATCATTGATCAATTGAAATGGGACTTGGGTCTTCCTAAAGATTTTGTTCAAAGTATAGTTCCTGAGTTTCCAGATTACTTCAAAGTTGTAGGACGTCAAAATTTTGCATCTGGATCAGGTGATATGCGGGTATTGGAATTGGTATGTTGGAACAACGAATTGGCCACTTCAGTTTTAGAGAAGATGGCTGCAAAAGTAAAACATGATACATCTAAAAGAATGGATATTACTTTTCCTATGAAATACTCGAATGGTTTTGAGATGGATAAGAAGTTCAAGAAATGGGTGGATGAGTGGCAAAAGCTACCTTACATCTCTCCCTATGAAAATGCCTCACATCTTTCTCCTAACAGTGATGAATCTGACAAGTGGACTGTTGCGATTTTACATGAGCTTCTTCATATGCTTGTCACGAAGAAGACTGAGAAGGAAAATATATTGTGTATAGGTGAGTATTTTGGTCTACGGTCAAGGTTTAAGAGAGCATTGCTTCACCATCCAGGGATATTCTACATATCAAGTAAGGCTGGAACCTACACGGTTGTCTTGAAAGAGGGATATAAAAGGGGTTCCGTGGTTGAGAGTAATCCTTTGATGAACATTAGAAACAAGTACCTTCACCTTATGAACACAGTGGAGGAAGACAGTAAAACAACAACCAAGCATATCAGTACTCGCCAACAGAAGCAAGAACAAAAGCAAGAACAGAAAGAAGGGTCAGATGATGCATTTGGGGTACAAAATGAAGCTGAATTACTCAACTCCtcagatgatgaagatgaagatgaagatgaagatgaaaatACTTCTAGTCCTCATACCGTCCGTGCTGACCCGAGAGACAATGTCCGTGCTGACCTGAGAGACAATGTCCGTGCTGACCGGAGAGACCACGTCTGTGCTGACCGGGGAGACCAGGTCCGTGCTGACCGGGGAGACCAGGTCCGTGCTGACCGGGGAGACCAGGTCCGTGCTGACCGGGGAGACCACGTCCGTGCTGACCGGGGAGACCACGTCCGTGCTGACCGGAGAGACCACGTCCGTGCTGACCGGAGAGACCACGTCCGTGCTGACCGGAGAGACCACGTCCGTGCTGACCGGAGAGACCACGTCCGTGCTGACCGGAGAGACCAGGTCCGTGCTGACCGGAGAGACCAGGTCCGTGCTGACCGGAGAGACCACGACCGTGCTGATCGGAGAGACCACGACCGTGCTGATCGGAGAGACCACGTCCGTGCTGATCGGAGAGACCACGTCCGTGCTGATCGGAGAGAGCACGTCCGTGCTGATCGGAGAGACCACGTCCGTGCTGATCGGAGAGACAACGTCAGTGAGAGACATTttaatttgaaagaaaatgcTACTAGAAGTAGGGTGACATTACCAAAGAGAATGAATGCAGAAAGACCTAGGGATGTTACAAGAGAGAGGACGGGTATGAGCAAGAGACACTCAGTGAGGACAGAGGTTTAG
- the LOC103489660 gene encoding protein WHAT'S THIS FACTOR 9, mitochondrial isoform X5, translating into MFLFFRSYSGPLSRTQQQLHISQIHLRTYVDGTINWVRDRGLDHAVEREKNLLPVMNIKDFIKSEPSKSVPVSIITQKREILRIPMRPIDLIRKYPSIFEEFLPGGIGVQPHVKLTSKVLELDAEEQLTYQTSTCRQQAADRLLKLLMLSRVHKVPVSIIDQLKWDLGLPKDFVQSIVPEFPDYFKVVGRQNFASGSGDMRVLELVCWNNELATSVLEKMAAKVKHDTSKRMDITFPMKYSNGFEMDKKFKKWVDEWQKLPYISPYENASHLSPNSDESDKWTVAILHELLHMLVTKKTEKENILCIGEYFGLRSRFKRALLHHPGIFYISSKAGTYTVVLKEGYKRGSVVESNPLMNIRNKYLHLMNTVEEDSKTTTKHISTRQQKQEQKQEQKEGSDDAFGVQNEAELLNSSDDEDEDEDEDENTSSPHTVRADPRDNVRADLRDNVRADRRDHVCADRGDQVRADRGDHVRADRGDHVRADRRDHVRADRRDHVRADRRDHVRADRRDHVRADRRDQVRADRRDQVRADRRDHDRADRRDHDRADRRDHVRADRRDHVRADRREHVRADRRDHVRADRRDNVSERHFNLKENATRSRVTLPKRMNAERPRDVTRERTGMSKRHSVRTEV; encoded by the exons ATGTTTTTGTTCTTCCGCTCTTACTCAGGACCTCTCAGTCGGACCCAACAGCAACTCCACATTTCTCAGATACACCTTCGAACATATGTAGATGGCACAATTAATTGGGTTCGAGATCGTGGTCTTGATCATGCTGTTGAGAGAGAGAAGAATCTCCTCCCAGTGATGAACATTAAAGATTTTATAAAATCAGAGCCATCGAAGTCTGTTCCTGTTTCCATCATAACTCAGAAAAGGGAAATTCTAAGAATTCCAATGCGTCCTATTGATTTGATCAGAAAATATCCTTCCATTTTTGAAGAATTTCTTCCTGGAGGCATTGGAGTTCAACCTCATGTCAAGCTGACCTCTAAAGTTCTCGAACTTGATGCTGAAGAACAGCTAACGTATCAAACTTCAACTTGTAGACAACAGGCTGCAGATCGACTTCTGAAACTTTTAATGTTATCAAGAGTTCATAAAGTACCTGTAAGTATCATTGATCAATTGAAATGGGACTTGGGTCTTCCTAAAGATTTTGTTCAAAGTATAGTTCCTGAGTTTCCAGATTACTTCAAAGTTGTAGGACGTCAAAATTTTGCATCTGGATCAGGTGATATGCGGGTATTGGAATTGGTATGTTGGAACAACGAATTGGCCACTTCAGTTTTAGAGAAGATGGCTGCAAAAGTAAAACATGATACATCTAAAAGAATGGATATTACTTTTCCTATGAAATACTCGAATGGTTTTGAGATGGATAAGAAGTTCAAGAAATGGGTGGATGAGTGGCAAAAGCTACCTTACATCTCTCCCTATGAAAATGCCTCACATCTTTCTCCTAACAGTGATGAATCTGACAAGTGGACTGTTGCGATTTTACATGAGCTTCTTCATATGCTTGTCACGAAGAAGACTGAGAAGGAAAATATATTGTGTATAGGTGAGTATTTTGGTCTACGGTCAAGGTTTAAGAGAGCATTGCTTCACCATCCAGGGATATTCTACATATCAAGTAAGGCTGGAACCTACACGGTTGTCTTGAAAGAGGGATATAAAAGGGGTTCCGTGGTTGAGAGTAATCCTTTGATGAACATTAGAAACAAGTACCTTCACCTTATGAACACAGTGGAGGAAGACAGTAAAACAACAACCAAGCATATCAGTACTCGCCAACAGAAGCAAGAACAAAAGCAAGAACAGAAAGAAGGGTCAGATGATGCATTTGGGGTACAAAATGAAGCTGAATTACTCAACTCCtcagatgatgaagatgaagatgaagatgaagatgaaaatACTTCTAGTCCTCATACCGTCCGTGCTGACCCGAGAGACAATGTCCGTGCTGACCTGAGAGACAATGTCCGTGCTGACCGGAGAGACCACGTCTGTGCTGACCGGGGAGACCAG GTCCGTGCTGACCGGGGAGACCACGTCCGTGCTGACCGGGGAGACCACGTCCGTGCTGACCGGAGAGACCACGTCCGTGCTGACCGGAGAGACCACGTCCGTGCTGACCGGAGAGACCACGTCCGTGCTGACCGGAGAGACCACGTCCGTGCTGACCGGAGAGACCAGGTCCGTGCTGACCGGAGAGACCAGGTCCGTGCTGACCGGAGAGACCACGACCGTGCTGATCGGAGAGACCACGACCGTGCTGATCGGAGAGACCACGTCCGTGCTGATCGGAGAGACCACGTCCGTGCTGATCGGAGAGAGCACGTCCGTGCTGATCGGAGAGACCACGTCCGTGCTGATCGGAGAGACAACGTCAGTGAGAGACATTttaatttgaaagaaaatgcTACTAGAAGTAGGGTGACATTACCAAAGAGAATGAATGCAGAAAGACCTAGGGATGTTACAAGAGAGAGGACGGGTATGAGCAAGAGACACTCAGTGAGGACAGAGGTTTAG
- the LOC103489660 gene encoding protein WHAT'S THIS FACTOR 9, mitochondrial isoform X17, giving the protein MFLFFRSYSGPLSRTQQQLHISQIHLRTYVDGTINWVRDRGLDHAVEREKNLLPVMNIKDFIKSEPSKSVPVSIITQKREILRIPMRPIDLIRKYPSIFEEFLPGGIGVQPHVKLTSKVLELDAEEQLTYQTSTCRQQAADRLLKLLMLSRVHKVPVSIIDQLKWDLGLPKDFVQSIVPEFPDYFKVVGRQNFASGSGDMRVLELVCWNNELATSVLEKMAAKVKHDTSKRMDITFPMKYSNGFEMDKKFKKWVDEWQKLPYISPYENASHLSPNSDESDKWTVAILHELLHMLVTKKTEKENILCIGEYFGLRSRFKRALLHHPGIFYISSKAGTYTVVLKEGYKRGSVVESNPLMNIRNKYLHLMNTVEEDSKTTTKHISTRQQKQEQKQEQKEGSDDAFGVQNEAELLNSSDDEDEDEDEDENTSSPHTVRADPRDNVRADLRDNVRADRRDHVCADRGDQVRADRGDQVRADRRDQVRADRRDHDRADRRDHDRADRRDHVRADRRDHVRADRREHVRADRRDHVRADRRDNVSERHFNLKENATRSRVTLPKRMNAERPRDVTRERTGMSKRHSVRTEV; this is encoded by the exons ATGTTTTTGTTCTTCCGCTCTTACTCAGGACCTCTCAGTCGGACCCAACAGCAACTCCACATTTCTCAGATACACCTTCGAACATATGTAGATGGCACAATTAATTGGGTTCGAGATCGTGGTCTTGATCATGCTGTTGAGAGAGAGAAGAATCTCCTCCCAGTGATGAACATTAAAGATTTTATAAAATCAGAGCCATCGAAGTCTGTTCCTGTTTCCATCATAACTCAGAAAAGGGAAATTCTAAGAATTCCAATGCGTCCTATTGATTTGATCAGAAAATATCCTTCCATTTTTGAAGAATTTCTTCCTGGAGGCATTGGAGTTCAACCTCATGTCAAGCTGACCTCTAAAGTTCTCGAACTTGATGCTGAAGAACAGCTAACGTATCAAACTTCAACTTGTAGACAACAGGCTGCAGATCGACTTCTGAAACTTTTAATGTTATCAAGAGTTCATAAAGTACCTGTAAGTATCATTGATCAATTGAAATGGGACTTGGGTCTTCCTAAAGATTTTGTTCAAAGTATAGTTCCTGAGTTTCCAGATTACTTCAAAGTTGTAGGACGTCAAAATTTTGCATCTGGATCAGGTGATATGCGGGTATTGGAATTGGTATGTTGGAACAACGAATTGGCCACTTCAGTTTTAGAGAAGATGGCTGCAAAAGTAAAACATGATACATCTAAAAGAATGGATATTACTTTTCCTATGAAATACTCGAATGGTTTTGAGATGGATAAGAAGTTCAAGAAATGGGTGGATGAGTGGCAAAAGCTACCTTACATCTCTCCCTATGAAAATGCCTCACATCTTTCTCCTAACAGTGATGAATCTGACAAGTGGACTGTTGCGATTTTACATGAGCTTCTTCATATGCTTGTCACGAAGAAGACTGAGAAGGAAAATATATTGTGTATAGGTGAGTATTTTGGTCTACGGTCAAGGTTTAAGAGAGCATTGCTTCACCATCCAGGGATATTCTACATATCAAGTAAGGCTGGAACCTACACGGTTGTCTTGAAAGAGGGATATAAAAGGGGTTCCGTGGTTGAGAGTAATCCTTTGATGAACATTAGAAACAAGTACCTTCACCTTATGAACACAGTGGAGGAAGACAGTAAAACAACAACCAAGCATATCAGTACTCGCCAACAGAAGCAAGAACAAAAGCAAGAACAGAAAGAAGGGTCAGATGATGCATTTGGGGTACAAAATGAAGCTGAATTACTCAACTCCtcagatgatgaagatgaagatgaagatgaagatgaaaatACTTCTAGTCCTCATACCGTCCGTGCTGACCCGAGAGACAATGTCCGTGCTGACCTGAGAGACAATGTCCGTGCTGACCGGAGAGACCACGTCTGTGCTGACCGGGGAGACCAGGTCCGTGCTGACCGGGGAGACCAG GTCCGTGCTGACCGGAGAGACCAGGTCCGTGCTGACCGGAGAGACCACGACCGTGCTGATCGGAGAGACCACGACCGTGCTGATCGGAGAGACCACGTCCGTGCTGATCGGAGAGACCACGTCCGTGCTGATCGGAGAGAGCACGTCCGTGCTGATCGGAGAGACCACGTCCGTGCTGATCGGAGAGACAACGTCAGTGAGAGACATTttaatttgaaagaaaatgcTACTAGAAGTAGGGTGACATTACCAAAGAGAATGAATGCAGAAAGACCTAGGGATGTTACAAGAGAGAGGACGGGTATGAGCAAGAGACACTCAGTGAGGACAGAGGTTTAG
- the LOC103489660 gene encoding protein WHAT'S THIS FACTOR 9, mitochondrial isoform X18, whose product MFLFFRSYSGPLSRTQQQLHISQIHLRTYVDGTINWVRDRGLDHAVEREKNLLPVMNIKDFIKSEPSKSVPVSIITQKREILRIPMRPIDLIRKYPSIFEEFLPGGIGVQPHVKLTSKVLELDAEEQLTYQTSTCRQQAADRLLKLLMLSRVHKVPVSIIDQLKWDLGLPKDFVQSIVPEFPDYFKVVGRQNFASGSGDMRVLELVCWNNELATSVLEKMAAKVKHDTSKRMDITFPMKYSNGFEMDKKFKKWVDEWQKLPYISPYENASHLSPNSDESDKWTVAILHELLHMLVTKKTEKENILCIGEYFGLRSRFKRALLHHPGIFYISSKAGTYTVVLKEGYKRGSVVESNPLMNIRNKYLHLMNTVEEDSKTTTKHISTRQQKQEQKQEQKEGSDDAFGVQNEAELLNSSDDEDEDEDEDENTSSPHTVRADPRDNVRADLRDNVRADRRDHVCADRGDQVRADRGDQVRADRRDHDRADRRDHDRADRRDHVRADRRDHVRADRREHVRADRRDHVRADRRDNVSERHFNLKENATRSRVTLPKRMNAERPRDVTRERTGMSKRHSVRTEV is encoded by the exons ATGTTTTTGTTCTTCCGCTCTTACTCAGGACCTCTCAGTCGGACCCAACAGCAACTCCACATTTCTCAGATACACCTTCGAACATATGTAGATGGCACAATTAATTGGGTTCGAGATCGTGGTCTTGATCATGCTGTTGAGAGAGAGAAGAATCTCCTCCCAGTGATGAACATTAAAGATTTTATAAAATCAGAGCCATCGAAGTCTGTTCCTGTTTCCATCATAACTCAGAAAAGGGAAATTCTAAGAATTCCAATGCGTCCTATTGATTTGATCAGAAAATATCCTTCCATTTTTGAAGAATTTCTTCCTGGAGGCATTGGAGTTCAACCTCATGTCAAGCTGACCTCTAAAGTTCTCGAACTTGATGCTGAAGAACAGCTAACGTATCAAACTTCAACTTGTAGACAACAGGCTGCAGATCGACTTCTGAAACTTTTAATGTTATCAAGAGTTCATAAAGTACCTGTAAGTATCATTGATCAATTGAAATGGGACTTGGGTCTTCCTAAAGATTTTGTTCAAAGTATAGTTCCTGAGTTTCCAGATTACTTCAAAGTTGTAGGACGTCAAAATTTTGCATCTGGATCAGGTGATATGCGGGTATTGGAATTGGTATGTTGGAACAACGAATTGGCCACTTCAGTTTTAGAGAAGATGGCTGCAAAAGTAAAACATGATACATCTAAAAGAATGGATATTACTTTTCCTATGAAATACTCGAATGGTTTTGAGATGGATAAGAAGTTCAAGAAATGGGTGGATGAGTGGCAAAAGCTACCTTACATCTCTCCCTATGAAAATGCCTCACATCTTTCTCCTAACAGTGATGAATCTGACAAGTGGACTGTTGCGATTTTACATGAGCTTCTTCATATGCTTGTCACGAAGAAGACTGAGAAGGAAAATATATTGTGTATAGGTGAGTATTTTGGTCTACGGTCAAGGTTTAAGAGAGCATTGCTTCACCATCCAGGGATATTCTACATATCAAGTAAGGCTGGAACCTACACGGTTGTCTTGAAAGAGGGATATAAAAGGGGTTCCGTGGTTGAGAGTAATCCTTTGATGAACATTAGAAACAAGTACCTTCACCTTATGAACACAGTGGAGGAAGACAGTAAAACAACAACCAAGCATATCAGTACTCGCCAACAGAAGCAAGAACAAAAGCAAGAACAGAAAGAAGGGTCAGATGATGCATTTGGGGTACAAAATGAAGCTGAATTACTCAACTCCtcagatgatgaagatgaagatgaagatgaagatgaaaatACTTCTAGTCCTCATACCGTCCGTGCTGACCCGAGAGACAATGTCCGTGCTGACCTGAGAGACAATGTCCGTGCTGACCGGAGAGACCACGTCTGTGCTGACCGGGGAGACCAGGTCCGTGCTGACCGGGGAGACCAG GTCCGTGCTGACCGGAGAGACCACGACCGTGCTGATCGGAGAGACCACGACCGTGCTGATCGGAGAGACCACGTCCGTGCTGATCGGAGAGACCACGTCCGTGCTGATCGGAGAGAGCACGTCCGTGCTGATCGGAGAGACCACGTCCGTGCTGATCGGAGAGACAACGTCAGTGAGAGACATTttaatttgaaagaaaatgcTACTAGAAGTAGGGTGACATTACCAAAGAGAATGAATGCAGAAAGACCTAGGGATGTTACAAGAGAGAGGACGGGTATGAGCAAGAGACACTCAGTGAGGACAGAGGTTTAG